A stretch of the Lactuca sativa cultivar Salinas chromosome 9, Lsat_Salinas_v11, whole genome shotgun sequence genome encodes the following:
- the LOC128129118 gene encoding uncharacterized protein LOC128129118 yields the protein MRCTSCNRKGHTARYCRSQPQPNQQPNHNNNNNCNNNNVGASQTYYGCGGTSHFRRNSPKANNQGARGSGRVLTLGQGEAVQDPTIVTGTFPLDNTYACILFDSGAEQSFISNKFKHLLKQQLQKLNEALTVEMFT from the coding sequence ATGCGGTGTACAAGTTGCAACCGTAAGGGCCATACCGCTCGATACTGCAGATCTCAACCCCAACCGAACCAACAGccaaaccacaacaacaacaacaactgcaaCAACAATAATGTTGGGGCTAGTCAAACTTATTATGGATGTGGAGGAACCAGTCATTTTAGACGCAATAGCCCTAAAGCCAACAACCAAGGGGCAAGAGGATCAGGAAGGGTCCTGACGTTGGGTCAAGGTGAAGCAGTTCAAGACCCGACaattgttactggtacgttcccacttgaCAACACTTACGCATGCattttatttgatagtggagccgagCAGAGCTTCATTAGtaacaaattcaaacacttacttaaacaacaacTCCAGAAGCTAAACGAAGCCTTGACGGTGGAGATGTTTACATAG